DNA sequence from the Colletotrichum higginsianum IMI 349063 chromosome 10, whole genome shotgun sequence genome:
ATGGACACTATTGTTTCGCCGGTCCCACGGCCCCCCCAATCCGCTTCCCATCATCTCCATCCCCTCTGATGCCCAACAACAAACCTGCGGATGCGCGTGCTGGGTTGGTCCCTCTTCTCAGTGGGTTTTCATGCCTGACAAGGCCAGCCAACAACTGAGCAACGagctctcctcccccctctcttctcccccccccccaggcACGGGAACCCTACCTACTCACTTGGCGTGTAGGTAATGAGTAGGTATTCTATACCTGGGTACCTAGTGTCGGGTAGGTAAGGTGTGTACGAATACCTCACTTGCTACTTGCTTGCGCCAGTCGAGCTGCTCCGGGATGGCTTGTGTTTGATGTCGTACCCCAGGCGGATATGAAGGCCACAATGGCAGGCCAGACGGGGGTGACAGGGCAGCAAACCAAAGTCTCCCGCTTTCTCGTCGCTGATCGGCCACTGTTCCCTGCCCGACCGAGTATCAGGCTCTCGGCCAGCGAGTGTTTGGCTAACAATCAATCGAATCAATCAATTGTGGCGCTGTCCTGCAGACAGAACGGAAAgcgaaagagaaagagaaagaaaaaacagTGAAAGTCCTAGATCGGATGTGGGGCTCCTAGGACTTTTCGGTTGTTTCACCGCGGTGAAGATTCATTTCTGCTCTGCGCCAATCACTTGCCATTTCGGAGGGCTGCATGTGTACAGTGTACGGATACATAGCACGAATACAAGGTACTTGTCCGCCTCTGGGCAGGAGGCTTTCTGACGTCCACTCACTACTCGAGCCCACCAAGGCAACGCAGGgcaggggaggagggagacaTTACCTTCATCACACCTCATCGTCCACACTCAAAACTCTCCATGATCTGATgtgatgatgctgctgccctaGATTTCCCGTCTCTTGTCGGTTGagctctgctctgctctgctaGTGCTGTGTGTTCCTTCGCAGATATCGAGTACTTTTACAGTCCACATAGATACATGTATCCGTACATGATAATAGCCACCCGACTCTCAGCGGCCGCCTCCATGTTTCCGGCACATGTCAACGTCGGATCCCCAACATCCAACTGCTGACCCATCTCCCACCATGCCCAACGCCACGACTTCGAGCCACCGTCGTGCCGCCAATGGGTTGCTGCCAGCCGGCTGGCCCCCCGCAGACACCTACCGATAGTTCCCATCAAAAAGCCTTCTGCCTCACACCAGATACCGGAAGGCCTTTCAGCTACCTGTTGGTGCTCCGATGCGTCCTGAATCGGATCACCGCACTAAAAACAAGGGTTTGAATACGAAGCCCGCGTTCTACTGCCTGTCTCCTCCAAACGGACATGAACGGAAGCTAAAGTCGGAAGCCCGTCACCCAGCTCGTCCGTCCCGTCCCAACACGAGGGCTATCAACCTGCCAACTGTAACGTTCCCTTGGAACAAACCTAGCCCTTCCTACCGCAGGAAAGAGGTCTGCGCCTCGGCCACCCAGTCCCGGCCAGCATAGCTGGTAGAAGCCGGCGTTATTTGGCTCCAAGGGTTCCTGTTGGCCATCGATACCGTGATACTTGCCGAACACGCCCACATTATCCCCCGTCGGTTTAAAAAGGAGACACCAATGTCGCGGAACCGTTTCGACCCACCCCCTCGCTTCGCGGCCACCGTTCAaaccggcgatggcggcggtcatccctccacccccctcGGCCCGCGCCATGCGGAAAGCGCCCCGGCGGGatgtcctctctctccatctgcACCTCAAAAGCCTGGCGCAAGCCAAAGACTCGCTTCTACCAACGCTGACCGAGGGTTGCGGCCCTCGCCGATGCCTGGCCTGTCTGCTCTGTGAAATCAGACTACTTTACTTAGTAAGCTGCCGGGGACCCATCATATCAAACATGGACGTTTTCCTCTCATGCTCTTCACACCCTGTCCATCCGTGAGATGCGATGAAGCCAATTGGGAACAGCTCGGGCACTATCGCCGCATAAAGTTTTTGGCTTCCCGACCCTGCCAAGTCCGCCGCAGACTCCAGTATTAGAACAAAAAGTCCGTGTGGTTGGAGTCCATGTTGCCCTGTCTGGTCTGATGTAAGTCGGAGAAGGCGCTTTACCCCAATGCGGCATATGTGCGTCGTCAAGTTCATGCTGGCGACCCGGCGGCATTTGCTTATGGGAATTTGGGATGCCACTTTTAGGAAGGACGAGCTGCCATACACGATATGATTGGTGCAAGCATACGGTGGTGATGCCATGGGCTACGGCACCTTCTCTCCTGCTTTGCCTCTACGGAAAAGCAACGGGTGATGAGATATGTCTACCTTATCTGAGAAACATCTAAAAGCATCAATTACATCATTTTTTTTGGCGGCCAACTTGAACGATAATTTCTCAGCTGATTTTGACATCGTTCTTTTGGAGCAAATGTGATTGTGCAGAACACAAAGAGCTTCATCAACATGACGATCTCTCTCCGTATGCAGGGCGGCAGATGCTGATCAGAATGGACCAGGCCTGGAAGCCCTTGCGTAATTCTCATCAATGCCTTGGGGCCGATGAAAACGCAATGTTTCTTACCCATCAACTGCTTTGCGCAACCAGAGTATCGCAGTCAATTTGTTTTGTTTGCAACCTGCCACAACCGGGGCATCCTTTCCAACCTGTCAATAAGTCCATGTAGGTAGGGCAACAACCAGCGGAGAGCCCGCCTGGAGGATGGGATATATGGCTTCTAGTTTGGAAGCTAGCATAACGCAGTACTGATGAAGGGTTTGCGTTCCGTCTACATTGGTCTCGCTTGGGGTCTGGCTATTTCATCGGCTTTCTCTCTTTCAGTCTGGCGACCCAGGCCGGCCGTCTACTCACAAGCGCGTATTATCCCGGAACGATCGCCTAGAGCATAACAGTTGGCCACGAAGGGACTGGGCAACTCGAGGAATCAATCCCCTCGGCTGGAGCGGAGGACGAAGGCCGGCGAGCTGGCAAGGATGAGCGcgacaggggggggggtggggggggggggggggggggggggggcacgtCATCGGCAGAGACTCCCGTGCAGCAGCAATGCCGACATCAACTCGGCTAGATCGCGTTCACGCGATACGCGAGACCTGTTCGGGCAATCACGCGAGTATCCCAGGAGAGCGAGTAAAGTGGTCATGTTTCGAGGCAAGACGCCTCAACACCGAATCGTGTCGCTCTTTTACAAAACTCCGTCTACCAATCTACACGATCCGTCCAATTTCGCCAGTATCCCCCCTCACTCAAACAAAGGGTTATATCAAGGAAGAAAGCACGACATTCATGCGGTGTACTCCTTCTGCAGCAACTTGGCAATGGTGTTGAGCTGGATGTTGCTGGTGCCCTCGTAGATGGCGCCGATCTTGCTGTCGCGCCAAAACTTCTCGGCGGGGCCGTCGCGGACGAAGCCCATGCCGCCCATCCACTCGATGGCGAGGCCGCTGACGCGGCCGGCGACCTGGCTGGCGTACAgcttggccatggcggcgtcCATGACGAAGTTCTCCCCGGCTTCCTTCTTGCGCGCCGCGTTGTAGACGAGAGCCCGCGCGGCCGCGATCTCGGTGTACGACTGCGCGATCTGGTGCTGCATGCCCTGGAattcgccgacgagctggccgaaCTGCTTGCGGTCGTTCCAGACGTACCTGAAAGGAGTTAGTGCCGAGTGTTCTATGGGTGAGAGTAGCACGCAAGAGAGGCGGGGGTGGAGAATTCAACGTACCTGACGGCGTTCTCCCAGGAGCCGAGGGCAAGACCGGTCATCTGGGCAGCGATGCCGATGCGGCCCTCGTTCAGGATACCGATGGCATACTTGTAACCGGagccctcctcgccgaggaggttcTCCTTGGGgatctcgacgtcgtcaaagTTGAGGACGCACGTGCTGCTGGCCTTGATgccgagcttcttctccttcttggcaaTGGAGAAGCCCTTGGCATCCttctcgacgatgaaggcgctGATGCCCTTGTACCCCTTGGAGGGGTCCAGGTTCGCAAAGACAATGAAGAAGCCGGCCTCCTGGGAGTTTGTGATCCACATCTTGGAGCCGCTGATCTTGTAGCCGCTCTCCGTCCTGGTCGCCTTGGTCGTCAGCGCGAAGGCGTCGGAGCCGCTGGCGG
Encoded proteins:
- a CDS encoding Acyl-CoA dehydrogenase, giving the protein MSSIARAMRPVMRGSRGVSALARARTCTPGRAFSPLQQTVRPLSTTQRRRNADHLDITDIPPTPISHLSEVEAAMQETVSKFANDVIAPKVRAMDEAENMDPTIVEQLFEQGLMGVEIPEEYGGAGMNFTSAIIGIEELARVDPSVSVLVDVHNTLVNTAIIRWGSSQLKKRFLPKLATNTVGSFCLSEPASGSDAFALTTKATRTESGYKISGSKMWITNSQEAGFFIVFANLDPSKGYKGISAFIVEKDAKGFSIAKKEKKLGIKASSTCVLNFDDVEIPKENLLGEEGSGYKYAIGILNEGRIGIAAQMTGLALGSWENAVRYVWNDRKQFGQLVGEFQGMQHQIAQSYTEIAAARALVYNAARKKEAGENFVMDAAMAKLYASQVAGRVSGLAIEWMGGMGFVRDGPAEKFWRDSKIGAIYEGTSNIQLNTIAKLLQKEYTA